The sequence ACGGCTGCGCAGTTGATCACGACAAAGGGTTTCCCGAAGCGGGGGGAGAGCTGGGCAACGGACTCGGCGATCAGTTCCTTGCCTGTGCCTGTCTCTCCGGTGATCAGTATCGGTACTTCCACCTGCGCCAGCCGGGCCAGTCTCTTGCAGACATCCATGATGAGGGACGATTGCCCTACGATCGCACAGGTCGCGGTCGGAGGAGGGTTGGAGAGGAGAATCGGTCTCTCTATCTCTTCTCCGAGATCGAGCAGCTCCTGGATGATACGTGACACCGTCTCTTGCTTCAGGGGCCGGTGTATCACCTCATATGCGCCGGACGTCGTTGCTTCCATTACCGGCTCTGTTCTCTTCTGGCCCGTGATCGCAACAACAAAGGCCCTTTCACTGAGTTCCCTGACGGCGCCAACCCCTGAGGAGTCTATATCGACGAAGATAACGTTGCTCTCAGACCCCGACTGCTGACGTGTCAGCCTGAAGCCCTTCGGCAGCACAGCCTCCAGATCCCTTTTCAGAACGTTCTCTTTTGTAATGAGGAGAATTTTCATGGTGATTAGTTATTATACGCTATGGCTAAGAAGTAATCAATGGTGCGCATGTGTGTATTCCAACGATTATGGACACCTATTCTGTCTCGCGGCGGCGACATTCCTGAGCGATGCGGCCTCGAATTCCGGACGATTGCGGACAGTTCTCTCCCCACTCTCGTGCCACGTCTGGTATGAGCGCATCACGTCGATGAAAGTTATTTTATGTGGTGTACACCGACTAACTCTCGCTGGCGTGCTCTCAGCAGACGCAAGAGTTCCACTTCAAACATGCACACCTATGTTGAGACATCATTTGCGGGCTTCATGCAGAATCATGCAACCTAATATTGCGGCGATTAGATAAGGAAAAGAGACGAGTCAATACTGGACGGTTTTCAGCTCATAAATCGAGTTAGATATGATAATACGTCGCTCATTGATGCATTGATAGTCATGTAGGTGTTCGATGAAACCGCCAGAAGAGCAGCTTCGCTCTGTACAAAAGGCCCTGGTATTAACTCCTCCCGGCAGTTGTCCAGAATTGCAATTGCACTCTGAGGGGTAGTTTCAAGGTGAAACTGCAATCCAATGACATTACTCATGATCTCAAAGGGTTGGTTTTCACAACCCGCGCTCTTCGCCAGCCGCACAGCACCTTTAGGCAGGTCGAACGTCTCTCCGTGCCAGTGAAAGACGAGACACTCCGAGGGAAATAGAAAAACGGACTCGGATGTTGGCATAGCCTGGATCGGAAACCACCCAATCTCTTTGAGTGGGTTTCGATACACACGCGCACCAAGAGCACTTGCGATGAGCTGAGCGCCCAGGCAAATTCCCAAGACAGGAACACCCCGTGCGATTGCATCTCGCAGGAACTGCTTTTCCTGCTTAAGCCAAGGCAGTCCCACCTCGTCGTTGACACTCATGGGGCCTCCCAGAGCTATGATCATGTCAAAGCTATTCAGCGCAGGCAATTTGTCGCCTCGGAAGAAGCGAGTGTAGGCAATCTTTGCCCCTCGCGTTTGAAGCCAGGATTCGATACATCCGAGTCCCTCAAAGTGTACGTGCTGTAGAACTTGAACTTTCATGT comes from Thermodesulfovibrionales bacterium and encodes:
- a CDS encoding type 1 glutamine amidotransferase; translated protein: MKVQVLQHVHFEGLGCIESWLQTRGAKIAYTRFFRGDKLPALNSFDMIIALGGPMSVNDEVGLPWLKQEKQFLRDAIARGVPVLGICLGAQLIASALGARVYRNPLKEIGWFPIQAMPTSESVFLFPSECLVFHWHGETFDLPKGAVRLAKSAGCENQPFEIMSNVIGLQFHLETTPQSAIAILDNCREELIPGPFVQSEAALLAVSSNTYMTINASMSDVLSYLTRFMS